The Triticum dicoccoides isolate Atlit2015 ecotype Zavitan chromosome 6A, WEW_v2.0, whole genome shotgun sequence genome has a window encoding:
- the LOC119315605 gene encoding uncharacterized protein LOC119315605 encodes MSCEEMSRRPPLPPAAAPPLEDDNLLSEILLRLPPDPSSLPRASLVSKRWLGIVSDPGFSRRFRLHHRHNPPLLGFFYHVSDFEPAMDPPNRVPDPHLSSCLETLDDDRFWYLMPLGSRHGLLLTFCELWNKLLVWDPFSIDQHHLAVPPEFDLEKALVSWASGAVYRAAGDSQHFQVVLVGTETADQQHTRAIARVYSSETGGWGDIVSTPLPSKASSSTMGEFPTMITMFVTISVLVGHSLYWLLIDRSAEINTLDGILEFDLERQILAVVPVPVDIANNSLAQFQVMRAEGGGLGILSLSKFSAQLWKMETDSDGVASWMLQRTINLVKLLSTDSDIERGPPPMILGFAEYNNVVFLRTHIGVFTIQLESMQFKKVSKTLMGRYFPFESVHAAGGKRIGGGHDGAELLHNS; translated from the exons ATGAGCTGTGAGGAGATGAGCCGCCGCCCCCCGCTCCCGCCGGCGGCGGCCCCGCCGCTGGAGGACGACAACCTcctctccgagatcctcctccgcctcccgccaGATCCATCCTCCCTCCCTCGCGCCTCCCTTGTCTCCAAGCGCTGGCTTGGAATCGTCTCCGACCCCGGCTTCTCCCGCCGcttccgcctccaccaccgccacaACCCACCTCTCCTCGGGTTCTTCTACCACGTCTCGGACTTCGAACCTGCAATGGATCCCCCCAATCGTGTCCCGGATCCCCACCTCTCTTCGTGCCTCGAGACCCTCGACGACGACCGCTTCTGGTACTTGATGCCCTTGGGATCCCGCCATGGCCTCCTACTCACCTTCTGCGAATTGTGGAACAAGCTCCTGGTGTGGGACCCCTTCAGCATCGaccagcaccaccttgccgttcccCCGGAGTTCGATTTGGAGAAGGCCCTGGTCAGCTGGGCCAGCGGGGCGGTGTATCGCGCCGCCGGAGACAGCCAACACTTCCAGGTGGTCTTGGTAGGCACAGAGACAGCTGACCAACAACATACACGGGCAATCGCCCGTGTTTACTCATCGGAGACTGGCGGATGGGGTGATATTGTCTCGACACCGCTTCCATCCAAGGCTTCTAGTTCTACTATGGGCGAATTTCCCACCATGATTACAATGTTCGTAACTATCAGTGTGCTAGTTGGGCATTCCCTTTACTGGTTGCTCATTGACAGATCGGCAGAAATTAACACATTGGATGGCATCCTTGAGTTTGATTTGGAGAGGCAGATCCTAGCTGTGGTACCGGTGCCAGTAGATATTGCCAATAATAGTCTAGCCCAGTTCCAGGTTATGCGGGCAGAGGGTGGTGGCCTTGGTATTCTCTCTTTGTCAAAATTCAGCGCCCAATTATGGAAGATGGAGACCGATTCTGATGGTGTTGCTTCATGGATGCTGCAAAGAACTATCAATCTAGTTAAACTACTTTCCACGGATTCAGATATTGAGAGAGGGCCGCCCCCAATGATATTAGGGTTTGCTGAGTACAATAATGTGGTATTCCTACGGACACATATTggcgtcttcacgatccagcttgaGTCCATGCAGTTCAAGAAAGTTTCCAAAACCCTCATGGGTCGCTATTTTCCATTCGAAAGTGTCCATGCTGCAGGAG GCAAGCGTATTGGTGGTGGACATGATGGAGCTGAACTTTTACATAATTCATAA